One region of Flavobacterium pisciphilum genomic DNA includes:
- a CDS encoding peptide MFS transporter translates to MWKNHPKALPFLFLSEMWERFGYYLMIGIFTLYLKDVEAGFAMTEKEASDLYGTFIALVFLTPFIGGLVADRYLGYKNSIILGGLMMGVGYFMMGIHSLTMLYVAMTLVIVGNGFFKPNISTLLGNFYDEDKYRDKKDEGYNIFYMGINVGAFICNFFGAALQILLGWHYAFMAAGLGMFIGVIVFMLGTKHYGNKTDKKGIQEGDMPFSKIVLYILVPSIVFGVIGWLLKGVQSDVNLDSSIFGSDSTDAFIFACIPVVYFYGSLYFKAKVEEKRQIGALLSIFAVVILFWAVFKLNGSALTTWADRYTDREITGTTQTVFNNLKLAKEVKFTKDSTELYDASFRLQKENGKVVKTVDHPVYFRNVAEDKKPVEGATVSIWATNLSQSINPGWVIILTPLVVAFFTFLRNRKKEPNTPTKIAFGLLISALSVLVMIAAVHIGGNGAEKVSVWWLVANYGIITIGELFLSPMGLSIVSKLSPKNITALMMGGWFLSTSIGNKLSGVLASMWDQYDDKVNFFWVNFGLLMFATVLMFALVKNLNKVMKDHGIN, encoded by the coding sequence ATGTGGAAAAATCATCCAAAAGCATTGCCTTTTTTGTTTTTATCTGAAATGTGGGAACGTTTTGGTTATTATTTAATGATTGGAATTTTTACTTTATATCTAAAAGATGTAGAGGCAGGGTTTGCTATGACCGAGAAAGAAGCTTCTGATTTGTACGGAACTTTTATAGCACTTGTATTTCTGACACCTTTTATTGGTGGTTTGGTTGCAGACAGGTATTTAGGATATAAAAACTCAATCATTCTTGGTGGGTTAATGATGGGAGTAGGTTACTTTATGATGGGAATTCATAGTTTAACAATGTTATATGTAGCGATGACACTAGTTATTGTAGGTAATGGGTTTTTTAAACCTAATATTTCTACACTTCTAGGGAATTTCTATGATGAAGATAAATACAGAGATAAGAAAGACGAAGGGTACAATATTTTCTATATGGGAATAAATGTGGGAGCTTTCATTTGTAATTTCTTTGGAGCTGCTTTACAAATCCTTTTAGGATGGCATTATGCTTTTATGGCTGCAGGACTAGGAATGTTTATTGGTGTAATTGTTTTTATGTTAGGTACAAAACATTATGGTAATAAAACTGATAAAAAAGGAATTCAAGAAGGAGACATGCCATTTTCAAAAATTGTATTGTACATTCTTGTTCCATCTATTGTATTTGGAGTTATAGGTTGGTTATTAAAAGGAGTGCAGTCTGATGTTAATTTAGATAGTTCAATCTTTGGTTCAGATAGTACAGATGCATTTATCTTTGCATGTATTCCTGTAGTTTACTTTTACGGAAGCTTATATTTTAAAGCCAAAGTAGAAGAGAAACGACAAATAGGAGCATTACTTTCTATTTTTGCTGTGGTTATTTTGTTTTGGGCGGTTTTTAAATTGAATGGATCAGCGTTAACGACATGGGCAGATCGTTATACAGATAGAGAAATTACTGGAACGACGCAAACAGTTTTTAATAATTTGAAATTGGCTAAAGAGGTTAAGTTTACAAAAGACTCAACTGAATTATATGATGCTAGTTTTAGACTTCAAAAAGAAAACGGGAAAGTGGTCAAAACAGTAGATCACCCAGTTTATTTTAGAAATGTAGCTGAGGATAAAAAACCAGTAGAAGGAGCAACAGTTTCTATTTGGGCAACAAATTTAAGTCAGTCGATAAACCCTGGTTGGGTAATTATTTTGACACCTTTGGTCGTTGCATTTTTTACTTTTTTACGTAACAGAAAAAAGGAACCAAATACACCAACCAAAATTGCATTCGGATTATTGATTTCGGCATTATCTGTTTTAGTAATGATTGCCGCAGTTCATATAGGTGGCAACGGAGCCGAAAAGGTATCGGTTTGGTGGTTGGTAGCTAATTATGGAATTATAACTATTGGGGAGTTATTCTTGAGTCCTATGGGATTATCAATTGTATCTAAATTATCTCCAAAAAATATTACAGCCTTAATGATGGGAGGTTGGTTTTTGTCAACGTCAATCGGAAATAAATTAAGTGGCGTTTTAGCTAGTATGTGGGATCAATATGATGACAAAGTAAACTTTTTCTGGGTTAACTTTGGCTTATTGATGTTTGCAACAGTATTGATGTTTGCTTTGGTGAAAAACTTAAATAAAGTGATGAAGGATCACGGGATCAATTAA
- a CDS encoding peptide MFS transporter, with protein MKETEVKTAHPKGLWVLFGTEMWERFNFYGMRAILTLFLVNSLLMKESDAALIYGGFLGLCYLTPMLGGFIADRFFGNRNCILLGGLMMAIGQLFLFVSASVFGSNMSLANILMWSALGIIIFGNGFFKPNISSMVGSLYPKQEKTKLDTAFTIFYMGINLGAFLGQTICPYLGDEVVNGVQNIHAFKWGFLAASIAMLIGTAVFFVLKNKYVVTPEGKPLGGLPSKNDVTDYEEGEAQKAVFSPQALVGAVIAFVILFFAFRYLLDGDNFIKTLIYPIIYASGLTLAGLIISDSSLTKIERDRIFVIYIVAFFIIFFWAAFEQAGSSLTFIAANQTDRTFMFGWQMPASMVQVFNGIFVFAFALPFSILWDKLREKGKEPISPMKQAIGLALIALSYFIIAYNVKDLGNSGLLAIKWLILLYLIQTFAELCLSPIGLSLVGKLSPKRFSSLLFGVFFLSNAAGYALSGTLGSIMPATGEKFVKAKDLGIDLQPILDKAVVATPEQLKLLEANQISATNPVFAGFEIHNLFEFFMVFVILTGIAAVVLFALTPILKKMMHGIR; from the coding sequence ATGAAAGAAACAGAAGTGAAAACTGCGCATCCAAAAGGACTTTGGGTATTGTTTGGAACAGAGATGTGGGAGCGGTTTAATTTTTACGGAATGCGAGCAATTCTTACCTTGTTTTTGGTAAACTCATTGTTAATGAAAGAATCGGATGCTGCATTGATTTATGGAGGCTTCTTGGGACTTTGTTATTTAACACCAATGTTGGGTGGTTTTATTGCCGATCGTTTCTTTGGGAACAGAAATTGTATTTTATTAGGAGGGTTGATGATGGCCATAGGGCAGCTTTTCTTATTTGTTAGTGCTAGTGTTTTTGGTTCTAACATGAGTTTAGCAAATATCTTGATGTGGTCTGCATTAGGAATTATTATTTTTGGAAATGGATTCTTTAAACCAAACATCTCAAGTATGGTGGGAAGTTTATATCCAAAACAAGAAAAAACAAAATTAGATACAGCTTTTACAATTTTCTATATGGGAATTAACTTAGGTGCTTTCTTAGGACAAACAATATGTCCTTATTTAGGTGACGAAGTGGTAAATGGTGTTCAAAACATACATGCTTTTAAATGGGGATTCTTAGCAGCATCGATTGCTATGCTTATTGGAACAGCAGTGTTTTTTGTATTGAAAAATAAATATGTGGTTACTCCAGAAGGAAAACCATTAGGAGGTTTGCCTTCTAAAAATGATGTTACTGATTATGAAGAGGGAGAAGCTCAAAAAGCAGTTTTCTCTCCACAAGCTTTAGTTGGTGCTGTTATTGCTTTTGTGATTTTGTTTTTTGCTTTCCGTTACCTTTTAGATGGAGATAACTTTATAAAAACATTAATTTATCCAATTATCTATGCTAGTGGATTGACATTAGCTGGATTGATTATTTCAGATAGTTCATTAACAAAAATTGAGAGAGATAGAATTTTTGTTATTTATATTGTAGCATTCTTTATCATATTTTTCTGGGCAGCTTTTGAGCAAGCAGGATCTTCATTGACATTTATTGCTGCAAATCAAACTGATAGAACCTTTATGTTTGGATGGCAGATGCCAGCTTCAATGGTTCAGGTGTTTAATGGTATTTTCGTTTTCGCTTTTGCTTTACCTTTTAGTATTTTATGGGATAAATTGAGAGAGAAAGGTAAAGAACCAATATCTCCTATGAAACAAGCAATTGGTTTAGCATTAATTGCATTGAGTTATTTTATAATTGCATACAATGTGAAAGACCTTGGTAATAGCGGACTTCTAGCTATAAAATGGTTAATTCTTTTGTATTTAATTCAAACTTTTGCTGAGTTGTGTTTGTCACCAATTGGATTATCATTGGTAGGGAAATTATCACCAAAACGTTTTTCATCATTACTTTTCGGAGTGTTTTTCTTGTCTAATGCTGCAGGATACGCTTTATCAGGAACTTTGGGATCTATCATGCCTGCAACAGGTGAGAAATTTGTAAAAGCTAAAGATTTAGGAATCGATTTACAGCCTATTTTAGATAAAGCTGTTGTTGCTACTCCAGAACAATTAAAGCTTCTAGAGGCAAATCAGATAAGTGCAACAAACCCAGTTTTTGCTGGTTTTGAAATTCACAATCTCTTCGAGTTCTTCATGGTTTTCGTTATTTTAACAGGGATTGCTGCAGTAGTTTTATTTGCATTAACTCCTATATTAAAGAAAATGATGCACGGCATTCGTTAA
- a CDS encoding S9 family peptidase: protein MNTNKLTALLLFICFTVFGQQKITVDDVFSGIFRTKEMFKLQSLQNANQYTVLNFDRGSRSMQIDLYDYATLKKVTTLIDTKNHRELPMINSYTFDASEKKILLACNSTKIFRHSFTADYYLYNIDTKELTKLFDFQVQEPTFSPDGQKIAYAKGNNLYVYDLASKKSTQITTDGKKNSIINGITDWVYEEEFAFVRAFDWSKDSKKLAYIRFDESMVPEFSMSIFKTDLYPTIETFKYPKAGEKNALVSLHIYDAAANTTNEVKLGNYNDFYIARMQWTNDNNTLSAQVLNRHQNNLDLLFIDGTLGTSKVVLNEKDKAYVDVTDNLTFLKDNSFIWTSEKDGFNHIYLYDKTGKLKNQVTKGNWEVTSYYGFDEKTKTVFYQSTENGSINRDIYRIALDGKNKVRLSKNVGTSKATFSPNFQYYINTFSSASQPTTYTLNDAKAGKELQVIENNEALASSLKAYNLATKEFFVLKTAKGNELNAWILKPKDFDPAKKYPVFMFQYSGPGSQQVANQWNNSNDYWFEMLTQQGYIVACVDARGTGFKGADFKKVTQLQLGKYEVEDQIDAAKVIGNYPYVDASRIGIFGWSYGGFMASNCIFQGNDVFKMAIAVAPVTNWRFYDSVYTERYMQTPQENASGYDNNSPINHVDKLKGKFLLIHGSADDNVHVQNTMQMMEALIQANKQFDSQIYPDKDHGIYGGKTRVQLYTKMTNFIKENL from the coding sequence ATGAATACAAACAAACTTACCGCATTACTTTTATTTATTTGTTTTACTGTTTTTGGTCAACAAAAAATCACTGTAGATGACGTTTTTAGCGGGATATTTCGAACTAAAGAAATGTTTAAACTTCAATCTCTACAAAATGCCAATCAGTATACTGTACTTAATTTTGATCGGGGAAGTAGAAGCATGCAAATTGATTTGTACGATTATGCTACGTTAAAAAAAGTAACAACTTTAATTGATACAAAAAATCACAGAGAGTTACCGATGATCAATAGTTATACTTTTGATGCATCAGAAAAAAAGATTTTATTGGCTTGTAATTCGACTAAAATCTTCCGCCATTCCTTTACAGCAGATTATTATTTATACAATATAGATACAAAAGAGCTAACAAAGCTGTTTGATTTTCAGGTTCAAGAGCCAACTTTCTCACCTGATGGACAAAAAATTGCTTACGCAAAAGGGAATAATCTATATGTTTATGATTTAGCTTCTAAAAAATCAACTCAGATTACAACTGATGGAAAGAAAAATTCAATTATCAATGGTATTACTGATTGGGTTTATGAAGAAGAATTTGCTTTTGTTCGGGCTTTTGATTGGAGCAAAGACAGTAAAAAACTAGCTTACATTCGCTTTGATGAAAGCATGGTTCCTGAATTCTCAATGTCGATTTTTAAAACAGACTTATATCCTACAATTGAGACTTTTAAGTATCCTAAAGCTGGAGAAAAAAACGCACTAGTTTCGTTACATATATATGATGCTGCAGCAAATACTACTAATGAAGTTAAGTTAGGAAACTATAACGACTTTTATATTGCAAGAATGCAGTGGACAAATGACAACAATACATTGTCTGCACAGGTGTTAAACCGTCACCAGAATAATTTAGATTTATTGTTTATTGATGGTACTTTGGGAACTTCAAAAGTAGTTCTTAATGAAAAAGATAAAGCGTATGTTGATGTTACAGATAACTTAACATTCTTAAAGGATAATAGTTTTATCTGGACTAGCGAAAAAGATGGTTTTAATCATATCTATTTATATGATAAAACAGGAAAACTTAAAAATCAAGTTACTAAAGGAAATTGGGAAGTAACTTCATATTACGGATTTGATGAGAAAACAAAAACTGTTTTTTATCAATCTACAGAAAATGGGTCAATCAATCGTGATATTTACCGAATTGCTCTTGACGGAAAAAACAAAGTACGTTTGTCTAAAAACGTAGGTACTAGTAAGGCAACCTTCAGCCCGAATTTTCAATACTACATCAATACATTCTCAAGCGCATCTCAGCCTACAACTTATACTCTTAACGATGCTAAAGCTGGAAAAGAGTTACAAGTAATAGAGAATAATGAAGCTCTTGCTTCTAGTTTAAAAGCATATAATTTAGCAACAAAAGAATTTTTTGTATTAAAAACAGCTAAAGGAAATGAATTAAATGCTTGGATTTTAAAACCTAAAGATTTTGATCCTGCCAAAAAATATCCTGTTTTTATGTTTCAATACTCAGGACCTGGTTCTCAGCAAGTAGCAAATCAATGGAACAACTCTAATGATTATTGGTTCGAAATGCTAACTCAGCAAGGATATATTGTTGCTTGTGTTGATGCTAGAGGAACTGGATTTAAAGGAGCTGACTTTAAGAAAGTGACACAGTTGCAATTAGGTAAATACGAAGTTGAAGATCAAATTGATGCAGCTAAAGTTATAGGTAATTATCCTTATGTTGATGCTTCTAGAATTGGAATTTTTGGATGGAGCTATGGTGGATTTATGGCTTCAAACTGTATTTTCCAAGGAAACGACGTTTTCAAAATGGCTATAGCAGTTGCTCCGGTTACTAATTGGAGATTTTATGATTCAGTTTATACAGAAAGATATATGCAAACTCCTCAAGAGAATGCAAGTGGTTATGATAATAACTCTCCTATTAATCATGTTGATAAATTAAAAGGTAAGTTTCTTTTAATTCATGGATCTGCAGATGATAATGTGCATGTACAAAATACAATGCAAATGATGGAGGCTTTAATACAAGCTAACAAACAATTTGATTCGCAAATTTATCCAGATAAAGATCACGGTATTTATGGCGGAAAAACTAGAGTTCAGCTTTATACTAAAATGACTAACTTTATCAAAGAAAATCTTTAA
- a CDS encoding hydroxymethylglutaryl-CoA reductase, degradative — MNNAVAGFSKLSKEEKINWIAKKYFSTPEKAVFLLKSYWNTDEKLQKLHDEFIENTITNFYIPLGVAPNFLINDKYTTIPMAIEESSVVAAASKAAKFWSTRGGFKATVINTEKIGQVHFTFNGDVSKLNLFFAQTKNKFFSDTENITKNMQLRGGGILDIVLKDKTNLLPNYFQLHATFETKDSMGANFINSCLEQFAKTLKEASQEYELFTEANEEVKVIMSILSNYVPNCIVRAEVSCPVDALAEKHIPNPQEFAERFVQAVQIAEVEPFRAVTHNKGIMNGADAVILATGNDFRAVEAGVHAYASRNGQYSSLSHAKIEDGIFTFWLDMPLALGTVGGLTSLHPLVKFSLQMLENPSAPQLMQIVAVAGLAQNFAALRSLTTTGIQEGHMKMHINNIINQFAANDDERHLIKNHFKNHTISHSAVVDFIENLRK; from the coding sequence ATGAACAACGCCGTTGCTGGATTTTCTAAATTATCCAAAGAAGAAAAAATAAACTGGATTGCAAAAAAGTACTTTTCTACGCCAGAAAAAGCCGTTTTTTTACTTAAAAGTTACTGGAATACTGATGAAAAATTACAGAAATTACATGATGAATTCATCGAAAATACAATAACCAATTTTTATATTCCCCTTGGAGTAGCTCCAAATTTCCTCATTAACGACAAATATACCACAATACCAATGGCAATCGAAGAGAGTTCGGTTGTTGCAGCAGCCTCTAAAGCAGCTAAATTTTGGTCAACTCGTGGTGGGTTTAAAGCTACCGTTATCAACACCGAAAAAATAGGACAAGTACATTTTACCTTTAATGGTGATGTTTCAAAACTTAATTTATTTTTCGCACAAACTAAAAACAAATTCTTTAGCGATACCGAAAACATAACTAAAAACATGCAACTGCGTGGTGGCGGGATTCTTGACATTGTTCTAAAAGACAAAACCAACTTATTACCAAACTACTTTCAGCTTCATGCAACCTTTGAAACCAAAGACAGCATGGGTGCCAATTTTATAAATTCATGTTTAGAGCAGTTTGCTAAAACATTAAAAGAAGCGTCACAAGAATACGAATTGTTTACTGAAGCAAATGAAGAAGTAAAAGTCATCATGAGCATTCTCTCTAACTATGTCCCAAACTGTATTGTAAGAGCAGAAGTTTCATGTCCTGTTGATGCATTAGCAGAAAAACACATTCCAAATCCTCAAGAATTTGCCGAACGATTTGTTCAAGCAGTACAAATTGCAGAAGTTGAACCATTCCGAGCTGTGACTCACAACAAAGGAATCATGAATGGAGCCGACGCTGTAATACTTGCAACTGGAAATGATTTCCGTGCTGTCGAAGCTGGAGTTCATGCCTATGCATCTAGAAACGGACAATACTCTAGTTTATCACATGCTAAAATTGAAGACGGAATTTTCACATTCTGGCTTGATATGCCACTAGCATTAGGAACTGTAGGCGGACTAACATCTTTACATCCGCTAGTGAAATTTTCATTACAAATGTTAGAAAATCCTTCAGCCCCACAGTTAATGCAAATTGTAGCCGTTGCTGGTTTAGCACAAAACTTTGCTGCATTGCGTTCCTTAACAACAACTGGAATTCAAGAGGGACACATGAAAATGCACATCAACAATATCATTAACCAATTTGCAGCCAATGATGACGAACGTCATTTAATCAAAAATCATTTTAAAAACCACACCATCTCACATAGTGCTGTAGTTGATTTTATTGAAAACTTAAGAAAATAA
- a CDS encoding GYDIA family GHMP kinase translates to MKTTFYSNGKLLITGEYLVLDGAKAFALPTKFGQNLIVAKGENQEIQWKSYDADNTIWFDDTITFTEIINNPEPETETIKSTLINILHEAYLLNPAFLTQSEGYQISTQLTFPKNWGLGTSSTLLNNIAQWTKIDAFTLLKNSFGGSGYDIACAQNNTPILYHLQQGLPTVEKIDFKPEFSQNLHFVYLNKKQSSKAAITAYYNNKNSHLSKIISNNDKITQTVLQAKTGKEFAKALAMHEAEMSNILEMQTIKERLFPDFEGVIKSLGAWGGDFVMAISKDNPTEYFAAKGYKTIIPYNEMILV, encoded by the coding sequence ATGAAAACAACCTTTTACAGTAACGGGAAACTTTTAATAACTGGAGAATACTTAGTATTAGATGGCGCAAAAGCATTTGCATTACCAACAAAATTTGGACAAAATTTAATTGTTGCCAAAGGAGAAAACCAAGAAATACAATGGAAAAGTTACGATGCCGATAATACGATCTGGTTTGATGACACTATAACTTTTACCGAGATAATAAATAATCCTGAACCAGAAACGGAAACAATAAAAAGCACATTAATAAATATTTTACATGAAGCTTATTTATTAAATCCAGCGTTTTTAACCCAATCTGAAGGTTACCAAATAAGTACGCAACTCACATTTCCTAAAAATTGGGGTTTAGGCACATCATCAACATTATTGAACAATATTGCTCAATGGACAAAAATTGATGCTTTTACGCTTCTTAAAAACAGTTTTGGAGGTAGTGGATATGATATTGCCTGCGCACAAAACAACACACCTATATTATATCACCTACAACAAGGTTTACCAACTGTAGAAAAAATAGACTTTAAACCTGAGTTTAGTCAGAATCTACATTTTGTATACTTAAACAAAAAACAAAGCAGTAAAGCAGCCATAACTGCATATTACAACAACAAGAATAGTCATCTATCAAAGATAATTTCAAACAACGACAAAATAACCCAAACTGTTTTGCAAGCCAAAACTGGAAAAGAATTTGCTAAAGCATTAGCAATGCATGAAGCCGAAATGAGCAACATACTAGAAATGCAAACTATCAAAGAAAGACTCTTTCCAGATTTTGAAGGCGTAATAAAAAGCCTTGGTGCTTGGGGAGGCGATTTTGTAATGGCAATTTCCAAAGACAATCCAACCGAATATTTTGCTGCCAAAGGATATAAAACAATAATCCCTTACAACGAAATGATACTGGTTTAA